ATGAAGAATTCATGAAAGAAATTAAATGGGTTACGGCATTAAAACTAAGAGCTACTTATGGTGTTAACGGAAATATTGATCAATCTACAACGCCATATATTACTGCTACAAGAAGAAACGATAACTTATATCAATCTTTACAATATACGAACATCACAGCACAACCAAACCCAATGTTAAGATGGGAAAAAACACAAAGTACAAACGTTGGTGTTGATTATAGCTTGTTTAGAGCAAAATTAAACGGTAGCATTGATGTATATCGTAAATACAGCAGCGATTTATTGGCGACAACCGATTTAGATCCTACTGTAGGAGCTTTGTCTAGAAGAATTAATGCTGGAGCATTATTGAACAAAGGAGTAGAGTTTAGTGTTGGTTCTGATTGGTACAACAACGGCAGTTTCCGTATTGGTTCTAATGTAATTTTAGGATTCAACAAAACAACGGTTAAAAAAGTTACCAGAGCACAATCAACATCGTCAGTATATGTTAGTTCGCCAATTGATTACTTCTTTGAGAATGAGACCTACAATAGTTTGTATGCTTATCAATATGGAGGAACAACAAACGGTTATCCTTATGTTTTAGATGAAAACGGAAATCCGTCTATCACTTTTGATGCCAATGGAAATCCAGTTGCGACATCAATCAAAAGCGTTACAAATCCTGACGCTTTAGTGAACATGGGAAGTTTAACGCCAACTTACACAGGTTCGTTATCACAAAGATTCTCATACAAACAATTTGACCTGAATTTCCTATTTGTTTTCTCAGGAGGAAACGTAATGCGTAAAGAAACTATCGACATGAGTTCAGATGCAGTCAATCTTTCAGGAATTACAGAACGTTATACAGATGCAAATCCAAATGGTAACACACGTTTGTATGTAGATTTTGACGAAAGTGTTAGAAACTATGCGGGAACAATCAGCAGTCAATGGAGAAATTCAAGTGCCAATGTTGTAGATGGAGATTATATCAAACTAAGAAACGTTTCATTAGGCTATAACTTACCAAAAGCTTTTGCAACTAGAATGAATATCTCTTCGGCTAAATTTACTTTCCAGATGAACAATATCTGGTATTGGAGTGCTGCAGGAAATAGAATTGATCCAGAAGTTTATTCAGCTAATTCTGGTACACGTAATTTACCATTGCCAAAAACATATCTATTTGGCTTTAATCTTACTCTTTAAACTATGAAAAAGATATATATATCAATAGTATCACTAATGATGTTAGGTTTGACATCTTGTGAAGATTATACAGACGTAACTCCAAAAGGATCTCTGGTAATCGAAACTGCCGATCAGTTTTTGGAATTGGTATCACTTCCAGGACGTGGTTATCCAATTAATAACTTTCAATATTTGTCAGATGATCAATGGATGAGAGAGGCGAATGTAATAGGAAGAACTCCAAACATCGATATTCTTAATTTTACTTTTGACGAAAGTGTTGATCGAGTTTCATTAATGACCGGATCCAGTTTTTACAATCAGGCTTATAATTACATTAACCGATGGAATACTATTATTTCGTTAGTAGATAATAGTAAGGGAGATGAAAATACGAAACGATTAGCAAAAGCAGAAGCTAAGATTTACCGAGCTTATGATCACTTTTTGTTAGTAAACACTTATGCAAAAGGTTATGATCCTAGCACTGCGGCTACAGATGGTGGAATTTGTATTATGGATAAATTTGATTTAGAAGCACAGCCTTCAAAATCTACTGTGGCACAGGTTTATGATTTTATTCAAAAAGATGTTGAAGAAGCATTGCCGTATATTTTAGAAAAACCAGCTGATGTATATCATCCGTCTTTAGCATTTGCTTATGCTTTTAAAGCGAAAGTTCATTTGTTTAAACGCGAAATTGCAAAAGCTCAGGAAGCTGCTGAAAAATCATTGAGCTATAACAATCAGATATTTGATTTGGTAGCTTATAACGCTCAAGGCGGACCAACTGCAGTTGCTGTTCCTGCTGCCAATAATGTTGAAGTATTAAGTTATATGTATATGACAGGGTATAACGAAATGAACTTTGCACAGAGTTATATTATCAGCCCAGAATTAAGAACATTATTCGGCACAAATGATGCACGTTTTAATTTATTCTTCAATTCTACCAGCACAACCAATTTAGATCAAGGTTCAGGTACAGCGTATTGGGCAACACAATATACAAGATTTTTCTACCCAACAGTTGGGATGAAAACAACCGAAGTGTATTTGATGCAGGCTGAATGTTTGGCAAGACAAGATAAACTGAATGAAGCAGTTGCAGTTTTAAATACCTTAAGAGCAAAACGTATTCTTTCTGGTACTGTAAATTTAACGGTTCCAGCTACTCGAAAAGAAACAATGGCATTGGTTATTAATGAAAGAAGAAAAGAACTGCTTTTAGGTTTTAACCGTTTCTTTGATTTGAAGAGATTGAATACAGAAACCGAATACGCCAAAACGGTTACAAGAGTATTTCCAATAGTAAACAAAACGGTTCCTCAAAAAACGTATACATTGCAGCCAAATTCTCGATTGTATATTATTCCGTTTCCTTTGTCTGCTTTGCAAAAGAACCCAAAATTGACTTTAAATACAGACGAAAAACTTCCATTTTAATTCGATGAAGAAATTATTTATTTTACTAATCATGCTGTCTTTTGGACAGCATGGTTTTGCTCAAACTCCAGAAAAAAAAGCCGACAGCACCAGCACACAACCAAAAGGAATGCTGGCTTACAATAAAGTGATTACAGACAAAGCCAAAAGCAAGTCGGGTCTTTTTATGGTAAGTCAGGTGGATACGAAATACTATTTTCAAATTCCAGACAGCTTATTCAACCGATATATGTTGGTGGTAACTCGATTTCTTTCGACACCAGAAGGAATGGGAGTTTTTGGAGGAGAAAAAGCCAACGAGCAGACTATTTATTTTGAAAAAGGGGCAAATAACACCGTTTTTTTAAGATCATTACAGTACAGACAAGACGTTCGTTCTGCTGATTCGATGCTGGCAAAAGCATTGGCTGGAAGCAACGAAAATCCAATTGTTGCCGCTTTTCCAATCAAAACAACCAATCCTGATAACGGAAATGTGGTTATTGATGTAACCGATGTTTTTAAGAAAGACAATGCGATGTTTGCTATTGAAAGCAAAGAAAAAACAGAGAAAAAACTAACGTCTCTTGCTGATGACAAATCTTTTATTGAAAGCATCGATACCTATCCAATCAATATTGAAGTCAAAACAACAAAGACGTATACAAGTTCTACAGCAAGCAGCGGCAGTATTACATTGCGATTAAATACTTCAATTGTATTACTTCCAAAAACGCCAATGCGTAAACGTTTCTTTGATGAAAGAGTAGGGTATTTTGCGAATAAATATGTTTTGTTTGATGATGATGAACAAAGCGCACAGAAGAAATTTATTGTGCAACGTTATCGTTTAGAGCCAAAAGACAAAGACATCAAAAAATATCTAAGAGGCGAATTGGTAGAACCAAAAAAACAGATCGTTTATTATATTGATCCTGCAACACCAAAAAAATGGAGACCCTACTTAATTGCAGGAATCAACGATTGGCAGAAAGCTTTTGAGGCAGCAGGTTTTAAAAATGCAATTGTAGGTAAAGAATGGCCAGAAGATGATAAAACAATGAGTCTCGAAGATGCAAGATATTCTGTCGTAAGATATCTGGCTTCTGAAACACCAAATGCTTATGGTCCAAGAATTAGTGACCCAAGAAGCGGCGAAATTATGGAAAGCCATGTAGGCTGGTATCATAATGTGATGAAATTGGTTCAGAGATGGTACATGATTCAAGCCGGGCCTTTAGATGCAAGAGCTAGAAAAATGCATTTGGATGATGAATTAATGGGACAGTTAATTCGTTTTGTTTCTTCACATGAAATTGGACATACTATTGGTTTACGTCATAATATGGGAGCGAGCAGTGCAACTCCTGTAGAAAAACTTCGTGATAAAAAATGGGTGGAAGAAAATGGTCATACCGTTTCTATTATGGATTATGCTCGTTTTAATTATGTAGCACAGCCAGAAGATAATATTAGCCCAAAAGGAATTTATCCAAGAATTGGAGCTTATGACAAATGGGCTGTAGAATGGGGGTATACCTATTATCCAAACGCTAAAGATGAATTTGAAGAAGAAAAGACCCTTGCCAAATTAACGACAGATAGTTTAACGGCCAATCCTAAATTATGGTTTGGAGGCGAAGGAAAAGACGAAGATCCGCGCAGTCAGTCAGAAGATTTAGGAGACGATTCAGTAAAGGCGAGTGATTACGGAATTAAAAATCTGAAAAGAGTAGTTCCAAATTTGATTCAATGGACGTATCAGCCAAACGATGCTTACGATAATCTATCGGATATGCATAAAGCCGTTGTATCGCAGTATAGCCGCTATTTGTATCATGTACTGAAAAATATTGGCAACAATTATGTAACCAAAAGAACTGTTGACGAAAAAGGAGTAGTGTATCAGCCAGTTCCGAAAGCAAAAGTAAAAGCATCAATCGATTATGTTGGCAGACAATTGTTTACTGCACCTTTATGGATGTATCCAAAGGAAATTGACCAGCTTATTCCTTTAAAAACGGCAGACCAAATATCAGATCAGCAGAATCAGATTTTAAATATGCTTTTAAGTTCTGGAATGCTTTACAATATCAGCGTAAAAGCAATACAGTTTGAAGGAGCTTATACCGTTCCAGAGTTTTTAAATGATTTAGGTCAGACGGTTTGGGTAAAATTCAGCGGAGATGAAAAACAAGATTTTTATAGAAGAAGTTTACAGCGCGCTTATGTTGAAAAATTAGGAATGCTTTTATTGCCGAAAGAATTAGAGCCTGGAAAAGCAGCAAATGCAGCACAGCGAAGCGATGTAAGATTGTACGGAAAACAGCATTTGGTAAAATTAAGAGAGGATGTTACCAAATTAATGAACGGAGCAACCGGTTTAAGCAAAGATCATTACGAAGCAATCTTGATCGAAATAGACAAAATAGTTTCAAAATTAAATTCAACAACAACGATATGAAAAAATTATTAGTTATCGCATTTATTTTTATTAGCGGTTTCACTCAGGCACAGGTAACCTCAAAAGAAGAAGTAACGGCAGATTTGGTTCAAAAAAGAGAAGAACAAAAAAAGGAAATTACTAAAAATTATCTGGCTTTAAAAAACAGCTTAATAACTTCAGATAGTCTTGCTGTTGTAAAAAATGCTGAAGGTTTAAAGAATTCTTTGAAAAATTTCAAGTTTAAAAAGTTAACGCTGGATCAAATGAATGCAGCAACTACAACAAGAAAAGCAATTTCAGATTTAGCAGCTGAAATGGCAGCAACTAAAAATATTAATAAACAGCGTAAAATTTTTGAAACACTTTCGGTTAAATATTGGGATGTGGCTTCAAAATTCAAAGCAGCTGATGCAACATTATATTTACAGGTTTGTCCAATGACAGGCGCTGTATGGACAAGTGATAGCAAGGAAATCAAAAATCCTTATTATCCAAAAAATATGCTGACTTGTGGAGAAGTAAAAGCAAGTTTGTAGTTTTTTTAATTTGAATTAGTTTGATGAATACGGTATTCTAACAGAAGCCGTATTTGTCGTTTCTACTATATTTTTCGTTTGATGCTTTTGCAAAGCATTAAAATGATCAAAAAGCCAAGCCGTGAGGTTTGGCTTTTTTTTTACCTATTCTAGACTCCTAAATTTTTCTTCTAGAGATTTTTTTTCATTTTTTAAAACATTTAAAAGGGCTAAAAGTGTATTTTAAAACAGCTTTTTTTTAATCTAAATCCCTTCAGTTTAGTAAAATTCTTATTAAGTGTGAAAAAATATTTACATTTTTAATTTCTTTGTTTTCAGTTGTTTATAAATAAGTTATCGTTTTCGTTAACATTTTTTTTGCAAAAAAATTGCATTAAAACTTTCATATTAAAATTTTTAATTTACTTTTGTTCTATCAAATTAGTAGAGTTTAAATTTTCCAATAATGAAGACGAGTAAAAACATTTCACTTTCAAACAAACAGAAACCTTTTAGCTGTTTCAATCTCATGTGCAGCTTCTGTTAAAAGTCTTCAATTCCCAATTTCAATAAATTTTTATTAGAGTGAACCTTAGTAATAGGGCAGATCTTGTATAGGCCAATAGAAAAAATAATAACCAAAAAAAGAAGAAAAAATGAAAAAACGAATGTGTAGCCGGTAAAAAAATATACCATTCCTGTAGTCGCAGAAATGGTCGAGCTTAAAAAAATATACATCTCTAGAAGGGAAGCGGCAACAGATTTTTTCTGTTGAATGCAATCCTTGATTTATCAAACTAAAAAGAACTAATGAAAAAAATATTAAATAGATATATTGGATTATGTGTTTTATTGATTTCCATAGGTGCGACAGCTCAGGAAACACAGCCACTGATTCAGTCAAAAATTGGTGGAACAATCATAGATGCCGTTACAAAAGAACCTATTATTGGAGCATCAATTGTGATTAAAGGTACTACGCATGGTGTTCAAACCGATTTTGATGGTAAATTTTATTTCCAAACAGGACAAAAACTGCCTTACACCGTAATAGTAAGTTACTTGGGTTACAAAAAGAGAGAATTTGTAATCAATGAAAATTCAGTGGTTATTGATCTTACAGAAGAACAAAATCAATTGTCAGAAGTAGTGGTTACGGCACTTGGGATTTCAAAAGAAAAGAAATCTCTAGGATATACAACTCAAGCGCTTAAAAACAAAGACATTGCTGAAACAAAAGAAACGAACTTCTTAAATAGTCTTAGCGGAAAATTAGCTGGAGTTCGTATTACAAACTCTCAAGGAGATATGGGATCTTCTCGTATTATCATTCGTGGGGAAACTTCTATTGCAGGAAACAACCAGCCATTGTTTGTGGTAGATGGAGTTCCGGTAGATAACTCACAGTTAGGAAGTGTAGGAGGAGCAACGCGTGACTTTAAAAATGCCATTGCCGATTTAAATCCAAACGATATTGAAACTTTAACGGTATTAAAAGGACCAAACGCGGCGGCGCTTTACGGATCACGTGCGGCACATGGTGTGGTTTTGATTACCACGAAATCTGGAAAGAGCCAAAAAGGATTAGGAATCACTTTTAATTCTGGGATTACAATTTCTCAAGTTGCAACATTGCCAAGTTTTCAAAACTCATACGGACAAGGTTCAAATGGAAGATTTAGTTTTGTGGATGGAAAAGGAGGAGGAGTAAACGACGGTGTTGACGAAAGCTGGGGGCCAAGAATGGACGGACGTTTAATTCCACAGTTTTTTTCAAATGGTCAGGCAGTGCCTTTTGTTGCGCATCCTAACAATGTGAAAGACTTCTTTAATACAGGAGTTACATACGACAATAGTATTTCGGTTGCAAGATCAGATGAAAAATCAGATTTCCGTTTAGGAGTAAACAATCAAAAACAATTGGGAACAGTACCAAATAGTGAAGTAAACAAAACAAACTTTACCATTAACACGAATTACCAAATTTCAAAAAGCATAAAAGTAGGAGTTACAGGTAATTATATTACAACTAATGCTCCAGCTTTACCAGGTGGCCCATCGGGGAATCGTGCTGCAGGTGTAATGCTTCAGTTTTTATGGTTCGGTCGTCAGGTTGATATCAATGAGCTTCAGAATAACAGAGATGTGAACTGGAACAACAGCTACTACAGTAACCCTTACTGGAATGCTTATTACAATACCACAAGCCAGCAGCGTAACCGTTTTATTGGAGATGTGCATTTGGATGCAAAATTGGCTGATGGTCTTAATTTTAGATTCCGTACAGGAGTTGATTATTACAATGACCGTAGAAAATATACGATCAAATACGGTACAAACGGAACGCCTTTCGGATCATACGCTGAAGATGCTTACACTGTAAACGAACAAAACACGGAAGGTATTTTTACTTATACTAAAAAACTGAATGACGATTTTAGTTTAGACGCTCTTGCCGGATTCAATATCCGTAATCACAGCGACGCAAACAACTATCAAAAAGCACCACGTTTAGCGGTACCGGATTTATATACTTTAACGAATTCAAGAGATCCGTTGACATCATCAAATACATTGTCAAGATTGAGAGTATATAGTGCTTATGCTTCTGCACAATTAGGGTATAAAAATTATGCGTATTTAAATTTAACGGCTCGTAACGACTGGTCATCAACATTACCAAGCAGCAACCGTTCTTATTTCTACCCTTCTATTAATGGAAGTTTAGTTTTATCAGAAGCTTTAAACTTAAAAAGTAATACACTCGATTTCTTAAAAATACGCGGAGGTTGGTCTGAAGTAGGTAATGATGCAGATCCTTATCAGTTATCAACGATTTACAATTTCCAGACCGCATTTGACGGAAATCCAATTCAAACTTCTTCACAAAAGAAATTGAATGAGAATTTGAAACCAGAAACGACTCGTTCAACAGAGGTTGGTTTAGAAGCTACTTTCTGGAAAAACAGATTACATTTTGATGTGGCTTATTATAACACAAATAGTTTCGACCAGATTTTGGAAATCAAAACAACGGCTTCGAGCGGATACAATTCACAGTTAATCAATGCTGGAAAAGTAAATAATAGAGGTTTAGAGATTCAATTAGACGGAAGTCCTATTCAAACTGAAAACTTCAAATGGAATATTGGAGCAAATTACTCAAGAAATAGAAGTAAAGTAGAGATATTGGATTATGCAAGACAAATTCAAAACTATACAATTGGTACTTCAGGAGGCGTTGATGTATTGGCTTCTGTAGGACAAGCTTACGGAGCACTTTACGGAACTGCGTATTTACGTGATGCCAGCGGAAACATTGTTGTAGGATCAAACGGTTTACCAAAAGCAGATCCGACAAAAAGAGTTTTAGGACATTATACTCCGGATTATTTAGCAGGTGTGACAAATACCTTAACTTATAAAAATATTGAATTATCGTTCCTTGTTGATGCAAGTGTAGGTGGAGAAATTTTTTCAGGAACTAACAGAACAGGAACTTATACAGGAGTATTAGCTTCAACGCTTCCGGGACGTGGTGCTGAAAATGGTGGTTTAACTTATTATTTGGATGGTACAACAAAAACTCAGGTTCCAAACGGAACTACAGCATATGATGACGGTATGATTTTTAAAGGAGTATACGAAAACGGAACTCCAAACACTACAATACTAAGTGCACAAGAATATTACAAAGCATCATACAACATCAGTGAAGCTTATATCTATAGCTCAACTTTTGTAAAAATGAGAGAAATTAAATTGGCTTACAATTTCAATAAATCATTTGCTAGAAAACTGGGATTAGAAGGAGCAAGTATTACTGCTGTTGGACGTAACTTATTCTTTATCTATAAAGATGCACCTAATATTGATCCTGAAACGGCTTTCAATACTGGAAATGCACAAGGTTTGGAAAGTTTGTCTTTACCAACAACCAGAAATTTCAGTCTTAATGTTAATCTTAAATTCTAAAAACAAGAAATCATGCTAAAAAAGCTATCATATATAATCTTATTTGGATTGACACTGACCTCATGCAGTGATACTTTGGATGATATCAATAAAAATCCAAATGCAACCGAAACTCCACTGGCACCTTACTTGTTGACAGGCTCATTAAAACAAGGAGCTGATTTATACTGGGGTTCAGAAAATAACTTTAACTCGTCTTTGTTATTCGTACAGCATTGGGCTAAGATCCAATATACGGAACCAGATAGATACGATGTTTCAAATACTTCATTCACTTCTTTGTGGAATACAGGTTATGCAACCTTAATTACAGATTTGAATACGATTATTAATTTTCCAGATGCTCAGGCCAATTCAAATTACAAAGGAATTGCTTTAACGCTTCGTTCATGGACATTTTTATTGCTGACAGATGCTTACGGAAGTATTCCATATAAAGAAGCGGGACAGAAAGTGACTCCAGCCTATAATACACAAAAAGAAGTATACACAGGTTTGTTAGAAGATTTAGCAAAAGCGCAGTCTTTATTAAGCACAACAAATGGTACTGTTACAGGTGATTTGGTTTACAAAGGAGATGTAGCAAAATGGAAAAGATTTGTGAATTCACTTCGTCTCAGAATAGCATTAAGAATTGCTGATAAAGAACCTGCTTTAGCAAAACAAGCCGCTATCGATGCAACAACTGATGCAGCTGGAGTTTTAAGCAGTAATAACGATACTTTTAAGTTTACGTATATTGCTTCTCCTCAGCAAAATCCAGCTTCGGCTTGGTTTGAAACTCGTGATGATTTCCGTATTTCAAAAACGATGGTAGATAAATTAAAAGAGTTTTCAGATCCTCGTTTACCCGTTTATGCACAATTACCGTCAGATGCAACTGTTGGTACGTATGTTGGAGGTGGCAACGGATTATCAAATAGTGATGCGAACAACCAAGGTTTTGCTAAAACATCTAAACCAGGAACTTATTTCCTAACGTCAACATCGCCGGCTGTAATTTATTCTTATTCAGAAGCATTATTTAATCTTGCTGAAGCTGTTGCTCGTGGATATATTTCTGGTGATGCTGAAACGCTTTATAAAAATGCCATTACAGCATCATTCAATCAATTTGGAATTACAGATGCTACAGTAATCTCTAATTATTTGAATCAGGCAACTGTAAAATACGATGCTTCCAATTATGCTAAATCTATTGGTACACAAAAGTGGATTGCCTTTTTTGGACAAGGATTAGATGCCTTTACAGAATGGAGAAGATTGGATTTTCCAGTTTTGACAGCTGGACCCAATACTGTTTTGGATGGAAAAATTCCTTCTCGTTTTTTCTATCCTGGAACAGAGCAGTCATTAAATGGAATTAATTATCAAAATGCAGTGTCAGATCAAGGAAAAGATCTACTGACAACTAAATTATGGTTTGATGCTAAATAGATCCTATTTTTTGTTTTTTCGCTAAAAAGACAAAATATTTTTAAGAAAGAAAAATCTTAAGTAAAAGCCCTGTATCGCCCTAGTGATACGGGGTTTTTTATTTCGAATTTGTATATTTGTGATTATTTAAAATATTCTAAGTATATAAATGCTCCAATCATTACCCTTGGATCCTAAAACGATTTTTCTTCTTTACTTTTGGGGAAATTTATTTGTCTGCATTCTTATTTTCAGCTATTCCTTTTCATATGCTTCTACAGAAAACAGGAAAAAGCTCAATACGTTTGGTTTTGGAAAAGTACTATTAACCATAGGCTGGATATGTATTTTTTTGAGAGGTATAGTTCCAGATTTTATTTCGATCAACTTTGGTAATACTATTATTCTTTCAGGATGTTGGTACGAAACCATCGCGATAATATCTATGAATAAAGCTAAATTTAATAGACGTTATCAAATACAAACTGTTTTAACTGTTATTGCAATTGTGGTTTTTAATATGGCAGCTTTGCTCGGAGGATCAATGAATACCCGTATTATAATTATGTCTCTTTGTATATTTGCTATTTATCTGCTTCCTACAATTGGTTATTTTAGAGAGAAAGCGACAAATTTTTTCCGTGTATTTTATCTTCTTTGTTACGTTTCTTTTGAAATTTTAATTTTTATAAGGGCAGTTTATACCTATGTAAGCCCGCAGCAGCATTTTTTTAGGCAAAGTACATTTGACAGTTTATATAGTATTGGATTATTTTTGCTGACTCTTGTTGGGACTGTTGGTTTTCTATTATTGGTAAAAGAAAAACAGGATCTCAAAATACAGAAATTATTAAAGGACAAAAATTTATTCTTCTCTATAATTGCCCATGATTTAAAAGGGCCGCTGGGATCTTCGCTGGCTTTATCTGAAATTTTGTCTCAGGAAATTGATACCTACAGCCGTGAAGAAATCAAAGAGATTACAGAAATGCTTCATGATTCAAACAAAAACATTTATAAGCTTCTTGAAAACCTTTTGAATTGGTCGCGAATGCAGACTGGAATGATAGAATACAATCCGAAAATGATCGATTTAAACAGTTTAATTGAAGAAAACATAAAACTCAGCAAGAGTACAGCATTAAACAAAAATATTGATTTAAGGTTCGAATCAACAGAAGTTGTTAGTACAATGCTTGATAAAGATATGATTGATACCGTTTTAAGAAACCTTTTAACCAATGCTGTTAAATTTACAGAACAGCAAGGGGAAATTGTAGTGAGTCTTCATAAAACAAATAAAAAAGCAGAAGTATCTATTAGAGATAACGGAATTGGAATTCCGCTCAATATTCAAGAAAAGCTTTTTAAAATTAATGAAAAAGTAATTCAGAAAGGCACCGAAAATGAAATCGGAAATGGATTAGGTTTACTGCTCTGCCATGAGTTTATAAAAAAACACCATGGTGAAATCTGGGCTGAAAGTAAACTCGGAAAAGGCAGTACTTTTAAGTTTATACTGCCTTTAGAAAAATAAGAAAACCATATCTTTAATTTTTTAATCGAACAAAACTTCTTTTTTTCTTCAAATATTAATTTTAACCTTCTTAAGACTTGCATATTCAGTAATTTCTTAACCATTCCATATATTAAATTTTTTGTTCTGTTTGCTTACGTTGTATTATCCGTTATTATAATATGCGATATATGATGAATTTGCGAAATATAACTAATCTTAATACTAGTTTTAAGTGTATTTGTTTGATTTTTAGTAAATTAGTTGTTTAGCACGCTTCTTGCTTTTTCTTTTTCATTATCAGATTAGCTAAAAAAGGCGTGTTTTTTCTCTTAATAAACCACGTCTTCCAAATTTGATTTTCGGTACAGTTTACACTAAACTGAGTTGTTCTATAACTATAAAAAGCTGTTTACTAATTAAATATCAATTTTATGACAAAATCAAAATCTATTATTCTTG
This portion of the Flavobacterium panacagri genome encodes:
- a CDS encoding SusC/RagA family TonB-linked outer membrane protein, with product MKKILNRYIGLCVLLISIGATAQETQPLIQSKIGGTIIDAVTKEPIIGASIVIKGTTHGVQTDFDGKFYFQTGQKLPYTVIVSYLGYKKREFVINENSVVIDLTEEQNQLSEVVVTALGISKEKKSLGYTTQALKNKDIAETKETNFLNSLSGKLAGVRITNSQGDMGSSRIIIRGETSIAGNNQPLFVVDGVPVDNSQLGSVGGATRDFKNAIADLNPNDIETLTVLKGPNAAALYGSRAAHGVVLITTKSGKSQKGLGITFNSGITISQVATLPSFQNSYGQGSNGRFSFVDGKGGGVNDGVDESWGPRMDGRLIPQFFSNGQAVPFVAHPNNVKDFFNTGVTYDNSISVARSDEKSDFRLGVNNQKQLGTVPNSEVNKTNFTINTNYQISKSIKVGVTGNYITTNAPALPGGPSGNRAAGVMLQFLWFGRQVDINELQNNRDVNWNNSYYSNPYWNAYYNTTSQQRNRFIGDVHLDAKLADGLNFRFRTGVDYYNDRRKYTIKYGTNGTPFGSYAEDAYTVNEQNTEGIFTYTKKLNDDFSLDALAGFNIRNHSDANNYQKAPRLAVPDLYTLTNSRDPLTSSNTLSRLRVYSAYASAQLGYKNYAYLNLTARNDWSSTLPSSNRSYFYPSINGSLVLSEALNLKSNTLDFLKIRGGWSEVGNDADPYQLSTIYNFQTAFDGNPIQTSSQKKLNENLKPETTRSTEVGLEATFWKNRLHFDVAYYNTNSFDQILEIKTTASSGYNSQLINAGKVNNRGLEIQLDGSPIQTENFKWNIGANYSRNRSKVEILDYARQIQNYTIGTSGGVDVLASVGQAYGALYGTAYLRDASGNIVVGSNGLPKADPTKRVLGHYTPDYLAGVTNTLTYKNIELSFLVDASVGGEIFSGTNRTGTYTGVLASTLPGRGAENGGLTYYLDGTTKTQVPNGTTAYDDGMIFKGVYENGTPNTTILSAQEYYKASYNISEAYIYSSTFVKMREIKLAYNFNKSFARKLGLEGASITAVGRNLFFIYKDAPNIDPETAFNTGNAQGLESLSLPTTRNFSLNVNLKF
- a CDS encoding DUF3347 domain-containing protein, with the translated sequence MKKLLVIAFIFISGFTQAQVTSKEEVTADLVQKREEQKKEITKNYLALKNSLITSDSLAVVKNAEGLKNSLKNFKFKKLTLDQMNAATTTRKAISDLAAEMAATKNINKQRKIFETLSVKYWDVASKFKAADATLYLQVCPMTGAVWTSDSKEIKNPYYPKNMLTCGEVKASL
- a CDS encoding zinc-dependent metalloprotease, with the translated sequence MKKLFILLIMLSFGQHGFAQTPEKKADSTSTQPKGMLAYNKVITDKAKSKSGLFMVSQVDTKYYFQIPDSLFNRYMLVVTRFLSTPEGMGVFGGEKANEQTIYFEKGANNTVFLRSLQYRQDVRSADSMLAKALAGSNENPIVAAFPIKTTNPDNGNVVIDVTDVFKKDNAMFAIESKEKTEKKLTSLADDKSFIESIDTYPINIEVKTTKTYTSSTASSGSITLRLNTSIVLLPKTPMRKRFFDERVGYFANKYVLFDDDEQSAQKKFIVQRYRLEPKDKDIKKYLRGELVEPKKQIVYYIDPATPKKWRPYLIAGINDWQKAFEAAGFKNAIVGKEWPEDDKTMSLEDARYSVVRYLASETPNAYGPRISDPRSGEIMESHVGWYHNVMKLVQRWYMIQAGPLDARARKMHLDDELMGQLIRFVSSHEIGHTIGLRHNMGASSATPVEKLRDKKWVEENGHTVSIMDYARFNYVAQPEDNISPKGIYPRIGAYDKWAVEWGYTYYPNAKDEFEEEKTLAKLTTDSLTANPKLWFGGEGKDEDPRSQSEDLGDDSVKASDYGIKNLKRVVPNLIQWTYQPNDAYDNLSDMHKAVVSQYSRYLYHVLKNIGNNYVTKRTVDEKGVVYQPVPKAKVKASIDYVGRQLFTAPLWMYPKEIDQLIPLKTADQISDQQNQILNMLLSSGMLYNISVKAIQFEGAYTVPEFLNDLGQTVWVKFSGDEKQDFYRRSLQRAYVEKLGMLLLPKELEPGKAANAAQRSDVRLYGKQHLVKLREDVTKLMNGATGLSKDHYEAILIEIDKIVSKLNSTTTI
- a CDS encoding RagB/SusD family nutrient uptake outer membrane protein codes for the protein MKKIYISIVSLMMLGLTSCEDYTDVTPKGSLVIETADQFLELVSLPGRGYPINNFQYLSDDQWMREANVIGRTPNIDILNFTFDESVDRVSLMTGSSFYNQAYNYINRWNTIISLVDNSKGDENTKRLAKAEAKIYRAYDHFLLVNTYAKGYDPSTAATDGGICIMDKFDLEAQPSKSTVAQVYDFIQKDVEEALPYILEKPADVYHPSLAFAYAFKAKVHLFKREIAKAQEAAEKSLSYNNQIFDLVAYNAQGGPTAVAVPAANNVEVLSYMYMTGYNEMNFAQSYIISPELRTLFGTNDARFNLFFNSTSTTNLDQGSGTAYWATQYTRFFYPTVGMKTTEVYLMQAECLARQDKLNEAVAVLNTLRAKRILSGTVNLTVPATRKETMALVINERRKELLLGFNRFFDLKRLNTETEYAKTVTRVFPIVNKTVPQKTYTLQPNSRLYIIPFPLSALQKNPKLTLNTDEKLPF